From Elusimicrobiota bacterium, one genomic window encodes:
- a CDS encoding class I SAM-dependent methyltransferase, with amino-acid sequence MNTKHGDSLLSDSDKLRNLVLGMRAAYARGENAMAYARQVDKTFYNSAVATLIAYDLQAGTYTADARCNPETNKRWCDQLAKIIDPFVAEKSSILEVGCGEATTFAGVLRQLTNTPDCALGFDISWSRCSEGLAWLSENKVFARLFVADLFKIPLADASVDVVYTSYSLEPNGGREEEAIRELMRVSRRTVALFEPIFELAGAEAQARMKYHGYVRALKETAEHLGAKVTDYRLLNYAPNALNPSGVVLIEKDVKNEAGGRGGAPVWRCPLTNTPMHELGDVFVSDQTGLQCALAVDS; translated from the coding sequence ATGAATACTAAACATGGAGACTCACTTCTGTCCGATTCTGACAAGCTACGAAATTTAGTTCTCGGTATGCGAGCGGCCTATGCTCGGGGTGAGAATGCTATGGCGTACGCGCGGCAAGTGGACAAGACTTTCTACAACTCAGCAGTTGCAACACTGATAGCTTATGATCTTCAGGCAGGCACTTATACAGCGGATGCCCGCTGTAATCCGGAGACGAATAAAAGATGGTGCGATCAGTTGGCCAAAATTATTGATCCATTTGTAGCCGAGAAGAGCTCAATTCTAGAGGTGGGCTGTGGTGAGGCAACTACCTTCGCTGGTGTATTGAGGCAGTTGACAAACACACCCGATTGTGCGTTAGGCTTTGATATCAGTTGGTCACGTTGTTCTGAAGGTCTTGCCTGGCTATCGGAAAATAAAGTCTTCGCACGGCTTTTCGTGGCGGATCTTTTTAAAATTCCATTGGCAGACGCAAGTGTTGATGTTGTATACACCTCATATTCGCTTGAGCCTAATGGAGGGCGTGAAGAGGAAGCTATTCGCGAATTAATGCGTGTATCCCGTCGCACAGTGGCCTTGTTTGAGCCAATTTTTGAACTTGCAGGAGCTGAAGCTCAGGCTCGCATGAAATATCACGGCTATGTGAGAGCTCTCAAAGAAACGGCCGAGCATTTAGGGGCGAAGGTTACTGATTATCGCTTACTTAACTACGCTCCCAATGCTCTCAACCCTAGCGGCGTAGTTCTGATTGAAAAAGATGTCAAAAATGAAGCGGGAGGTCGTGGGGGCGCGCCAGTATGGCGTTGTCCACTGACTAATACCCCAATGCATGAATTAGGTGATGTATTCGTGTCAGACCAGACTGGATTGCAGTGCGCCCTTGCAGTAGACAGTTAG
- the pseF gene encoding pseudaminic acid cytidylyltransferase codes for MHNALAIITARGGSKRIPRKNIKDFLGRPIITYSIDAAIKSGCFDEVMVSTDDEEIAAIARKSKVIVPFLRTSKNSGDFASTADVIVEVLLGYSKSGRKFDYACCIYPTAPFVTAEKLKKGYKLLTTSSADAVVPVVRFDYPIQRALEIQNGRLQMLYPENRDVRSQDLKLNYHDAGQFYWLNIERFLKNRTLFGNNTLPIEVPASEVQDIDTLEDWSLAEMKFRMLTK; via the coding sequence ATGCATAACGCACTTGCAATTATAACCGCCCGGGGTGGCAGCAAAAGGATTCCCCGGAAGAATATAAAAGACTTTCTTGGGCGTCCTATCATAACGTATTCCATTGACGCTGCCATTAAATCCGGATGCTTTGATGAAGTTATGGTTTCAACGGATGATGAAGAAATAGCTGCTATAGCTAGGAAATCAAAAGTGATCGTGCCTTTTTTAAGAACCAGTAAAAATTCTGGTGATTTCGCGTCTACGGCTGATGTTATAGTGGAAGTTCTACTGGGATATTCTAAGTCGGGCCGAAAATTTGATTATGCATGTTGCATCTATCCCACCGCGCCGTTTGTTACGGCTGAAAAACTTAAAAAAGGGTATAAACTTCTGACAACCTCTTCTGCAGACGCCGTTGTCCCGGTTGTGCGGTTTGATTATCCCATACAACGGGCGCTTGAAATACAAAATGGCAGGCTACAAATGCTTTATCCGGAAAATCGGGATGTCCGTTCTCAGGATCTCAAACTGAACTACCATGATGCCGGGCAATTCTACTGGCTTAATATTGAGCGGTTTTTAAAAAACAGAACCTTGTTTGGCAATAACACTCTGCCAATAGAGGTCCCGGCTTCTGAAGTTCAGGACATAGATACACTGGAAGATTGGTCTCTGGCTGAAATGAAATTCCGGATGTTAACGAAATAA